In one Oscillospiraceae bacterium genomic region, the following are encoded:
- a CDS encoding HlyC/CorC family transporter, with the protein MTTTTYILVMVTLILMSAYFSATETAFTSINKTRLRTMAEKGNKKADLVLKLSEKYDSLISTVLIGNNIVNIGLSSVATVFFIGFNKVYGALIATVVITVLVLIFGEVSPKSIAKDSPESFSMFSAPFINALMILLTPVNFLFTQWKKFLSKVLNVEENAGMSPEELIMLVEEVQQEGTLDDDDSELIRNAIEFADLSAEDILTHRVDLEAVSIEDDKVDIARKFKETQFSRLLVYNENIDDIVGIIHLKDFYSEKGITDKDVKNLMTKPLFIQKGEKINDLLKILQTNKSHIAVVIDEYGGTLGIVTMEDILEELVGEIWDEHDEIVENFHKIDNDTYKVEGSVNFEDFCDFFDIEAESENISVGGWAMECLGKIPETGDNFEYENLKVSILETDSHRVTLVEVVKTDNKETDKD; encoded by the coding sequence ATGACTACGACTACTTATATACTTGTTATGGTAACGCTTATTCTTATGTCGGCATACTTTTCGGCAACTGAAACAGCGTTTACATCAATAAATAAAACAAGGCTCAGGACAATGGCGGAAAAAGGTAACAAAAAAGCAGACCTTGTTTTAAAACTTTCGGAAAAATATGATAGTCTTATTTCTACAGTTTTAATAGGTAATAATATAGTAAACATCGGGCTTTCATCGGTTGCTACAGTGTTTTTTATAGGATTTAATAAAGTATACGGAGCACTTATCGCAACTGTTGTTATTACTGTTTTAGTGCTTATTTTTGGAGAAGTTTCACCTAAAAGTATAGCTAAAGACTCACCTGAGAGTTTTTCGATGTTTTCAGCACCTTTTATAAATGCTCTTATGATTTTGCTTACACCTGTTAATTTCTTATTTACACAGTGGAAAAAGTTCCTTTCGAAAGTACTTAATGTTGAAGAAAATGCAGGGATGTCACCTGAAGAACTTATTATGCTTGTTGAGGAAGTTCAGCAGGAGGGTACACTTGATGATGATGACAGTGAACTTATAAGAAATGCGATAGAGTTTGCCGACCTTTCAGCAGAGGATATATTGACTCACCGTGTTGACTTGGAAGCAGTATCCATAGAGGACGACAAGGTTGACATCGCAAGAAAGTTTAAAGAAACTCAGTTTTCAAGACTTTTGGTTTATAATGAAAATATTGACGATATAGTAGGTATTATACATCTTAAAGATTTTTATTCAGAAAAAGGTATAACCGATAAAGATGTTAAAAATCTTATGACAAAACCGCTATTTATCCAAAAGGGTGAAAAAATAAATGACCTTCTTAAAATTCTTCAGACAAACAAATCTCATATTGCAGTTGTAATTGATGAGTATGGTGGTACTTTGGGTATTGTTACAATGGAAGATATCTTAGAAGAGTTGGTAGGAGAAATCTGGGACGAGCATGACGAAATTGTTGAAAATTTCCACAAAATAGATAATGATACTTATAAAGTAGAAGGTTCGGTAAATTTTGAAGATTTTTGCGATTTCTTTGATATTGAAGCCGAATCGGAAAATATCTCAGTTGGGGGATGGGCAATGGAATGTCTTGGTAAAATTCCTGAAACAGGAGATAATTTTGAGTATGAAAACCTTAAAGTTTCAATTTTGGAAACCGATTCTCACCGTGTAACTTTAGTTGAAGTAGTAAAAACAGATAACAAAGAAACTGATAAAGATTAA
- a CDS encoding methyltransferase domain-containing protein has translation MYNNFAKGYFSIMKDTLQNDFFCYYKKIFEKFNINPELILDLGCGTGDITYLFAKENYDMIGIDISYDMLNIAKENNSHKNILYLNQDMREFELYGTVDVIYSSLDCINYITDKRDLKKIFKLCNNYLNPDGLFIFDINTEYKYKNVLDNKTYIYDNEEAYLIWQSEYDKKRKMCTFFLDMFYKEKDSYIRSYEEQEQRAYEVDELIKTAELSGFRVLAIYDNLSFKKYNKKSEKVFFVLRKENVNER, from the coding sequence ATGTATAATAATTTTGCGAAAGGTTATTTCAGTATAATGAAAGATACCCTTCAGAATGATTTTTTTTGCTACTATAAAAAAATATTTGAAAAATTTAATATAAACCCTGAACTTATTTTGGATTTAGGTTGCGGTACAGGAGATATAACATATCTTTTTGCAAAAGAAAATTATGATATGATAGGCATTGATATTTCTTACGATATGTTAAATATTGCAAAAGAAAATAACAGCCACAAAAACATTTTATATTTAAATCAGGATATGAGGGAATTTGAATTATACGGAACAGTAGATGTTATTTACTCATCACTTGACTGTATAAATTATATTACTGACAAACGGGATTTGAAAAAAATATTTAAACTTTGCAACAACTATCTTAATCCTGACGGACTTTTTATATTTGATATAAATACCGAATATAAGTATAAAAATGTTCTGGATAATAAAACATATATTTACGATAATGAAGAAGCCTACCTTATATGGCAAAGCGAGTATGATAAAAAAAGAAAAATGTGCACTTTCTTTTTAGATATGTTCTACAAAGAAAAAGATTCATATATAAGAAGTTATGAAGAACAGGAACAAAGGGCGTATGAAGTTGATGAATTAATCAAAACAGCAGAACTTTCCGGCTTTAGAGTTCTTGCAATTTATGATAACTTATCCTTTAAAAAATACAATAAAAAAAGTGAAAAAGTGTTTTTCGTTTTAAGAAAGGAAAATGTAAATGAAAGATAA
- a CDS encoding Hsp33 family molecular chaperone HslO: MKDKILKILSKNKEIRVFLAKTTDMVECAKVLHNTSKTATAALGRVLTANALMAADLKSDDNTVSIQIRSEGPIGNIITYANGKCEVKGYVANPKIELPIRADGKIDVGGAVTVNGSLTVVKDVGGKEPYSGTIELISGEIAQDLTYYFAKSEQIPTAIALGVLVDKDNQLVLSSGGLMIQLLPDASEETITKLENILNNNFSISKLLCEENYVEKTLEIIFPDKDYEILEEIYPTLRCDCSKERFLRGIISLGKEELKKLVNEEDTITANCHFCNTSYEFKSDELKQFI, from the coding sequence ATGAAAGATAAAATACTTAAAATACTTTCTAAGAATAAAGAAATAAGAGTATTCTTAGCAAAAACAACTGATATGGTAGAATGTGCAAAAGTTCTTCATAATACATCTAAAACTGCTACTGCTGCACTTGGCAGAGTTCTTACTGCAAATGCACTTATGGCAGCAGATTTAAAAAGCGATGACAATACTGTTTCAATCCAGATAAGAAGTGAGGGACCAATCGGCAACATTATTACTTATGCAAACGGTAAATGTGAAGTAAAAGGATATGTTGCAAATCCTAAGATTGAATTACCGATTCGTGCAGACGGTAAAATTGATGTTGGCGGAGCTGTAACAGTAAACGGATCTTTAACTGTTGTAAAAGATGTAGGAGGAAAAGAACCGTATTCAGGAACCATTGAACTTATAAGTGGTGAAATTGCTCAGGATTTAACCTATTATTTTGCAAAAAGCGAGCAAATCCCTACTGCTATTGCACTCGGTGTTTTAGTCGATAAAGACAACCAGTTAGTATTATCGTCCGGCGGGCTTATGATTCAACTTCTTCCCGATGCAAGTGAGGAAACAATTACAAAACTTGAAAATATTCTTAATAATAATTTCTCTATTTCAAAACTTTTATGTGAAGAAAATTATGTAGAAAAAACTCTTGAAATAATTTTCCCTGATAAAGATTATGAAATTTTGGAAGAAATCTACCCTACACTTCGCTGCGACTGTTCAAAAGAAAGATTTTTAAGAGGAATAATATCTTTAGGGAAAGAAGAACTTAAAAAACTTGTAAATGAAGAAGACACAATTACTGCCAATTGCCATTTTTGCAATACATCTTATGAATTCAAAAGCGATGAATTAAAACAGTTTATATAA
- a CDS encoding aspartate--ammonia ligase, with amino-acid sequence MSQVIFPKNYKSKLSVKETQRAIKLIKDTFQVKLAKVLNLDRVTAPIIVRSDSGINDDLNGIERKVTFDLKEMDGQIEVVQSLAKWKRRALFRFGYEVGEGIYTDMNALRRDDDMDNIHSVFVDQWDWEKVITKEDRNVDFLKDTVRKIVDALCYTLNIVKAEYPVIKTDISNDVKFVTSEELLDMYPDLSPKERENAFVKEHRTVFIMQIGGLLSDGTQHDGRAPDYDDWSLNGDLMVYNDVLDSALEISSMGIRVDSESLKTQLKLRNCEERSNFDYHKNILNNTYPLTIGGGIGQSRLCMVMLEKAHIGEVHSSVWSEEMVEECKKNNIYLL; translated from the coding sequence ATGTCACAGGTAATTTTTCCGAAAAATTACAAATCAAAACTTTCGGTTAAAGAAACTCAAAGAGCTATAAAACTTATAAAAGATACTTTTCAGGTTAAACTTGCAAAAGTCCTTAATTTAGATCGTGTTACTGCTCCTATTATAGTAAGGAGTGACAGTGGTATCAATGACGACCTAAACGGAATTGAAAGAAAAGTAACTTTTGATTTAAAGGAAATGGACGGTCAGATTGAGGTTGTTCAGTCACTTGCTAAATGGAAAAGAAGAGCATTATTCCGTTTCGGTTATGAAGTGGGAGAAGGTATCTATACCGATATGAATGCCTTAAGGCGCGATGACGATATGGATAATATCCATTCGGTTTTTGTTGACCAGTGGGACTGGGAAAAAGTAATAACAAAAGAGGACAGGAATGTCGATTTCCTTAAAGATACCGTAAGGAAAATTGTTGATGCACTTTGCTACACTTTAAATATCGTTAAAGCAGAGTATCCTGTTATAAAAACGGATATTTCAAATGATGTAAAATTTGTTACATCGGAGGAACTTCTCGATATGTATCCTGACCTTTCTCCGAAAGAAAGAGAAAACGCTTTTGTTAAAGAACACCGAACTGTTTTTATAATGCAGATTGGTGGGCTTTTGTCAGACGGAACACAGCATGACGGCAGAGCGCCTGACTATGACGACTGGTCTTTAAATGGCGATTTAATGGTATATAATGACGTTTTAGACTCAGCACTTGAAATTTCTTCAATGGGTATCCGTGTTGACTCTGAATCTTTAAAAACACAGTTGAAATTAAGAAACTGTGAAGAAAGAAGCAACTTTGATTATCACAAAAATATTTTAAATAATACTTATCCTCTTACTATCGGCGGAGGGATTGGTCAGTCAAGACTTTGTATGGTAATGCTTGAAAAAGCGCATATCGGAGAAGTCCATTCGTCAGTATGGTCAGAAGAAATGGTAGAAGAATGTAAGAAGAATAATATTTATTTGTTATAA
- a CDS encoding uracil-DNA glycosylase produces the protein MVNLGNDWDNYLKKEFESEYYLKIREFLKQEYFKKTIYPDMYDIFNALKFTSYSDCKIVILGQDPYHGEGQAHGLSFSVKPGIKTPPSLVNIYKELSSDIEGFYIPNNGYLTKWAKQGVLLLNASLTVVAGNANSHSKIGWQIFTDNIIKILNEREKPLVFMLWGNNAIRKEQLITNKHHLILKAAHPSPLSAHNGFFGCRHFSKANEFLEKNGVKPVDWQIENI, from the coding sequence ATGGTTAATTTAGGTAATGACTGGGATAATTATTTAAAAAAGGAATTTGAAAGCGAATATTATCTTAAAATAAGAGAATTTTTAAAACAGGAATATTTTAAAAAAACAATTTATCCTGATATGTATGATATATTTAATGCACTGAAATTCACCTCATACAGCGATTGCAAAATTGTTATTTTAGGTCAGGATCCTTACCATGGAGAAGGACAGGCTCACGGGCTTTCTTTTTCGGTTAAACCTGGTATCAAAACTCCTCCTTCACTTGTTAATATATATAAAGAACTTTCAAGCGACATTGAAGGTTTTTACATACCAAACAACGGATACCTTACCAAGTGGGCAAAGCAAGGCGTTTTACTCTTAAACGCTTCCCTTACTGTTGTTGCAGGGAATGCCAACTCACATTCCAAAATCGGATGGCAGATTTTTACCGATAATATTATAAAAATATTAAACGAAAGAGAAAAGCCGTTGGTTTTTATGCTTTGGGGAAACAATGCTATAAGAAAAGAACAGTTAATTACTAATAAACATCATCTTATTTTAAAAGCAGCGCATCCGAGTCCTTTGTCTGCTCACAATGGATTTTTCGGTTGCAGGCATTTCTCAAAGGCAAATGAATTTTTAGAAAAAAACGGTGTTAAGCCTGTTGACTGGCAGATTGAAAATATTTGA
- the asnS gene encoding asparagine--tRNA ligase, protein MKHTDIKEIVSTKEYLNKEVTVCGWVRTARDSKNMAFIELNDGTTLKHLQLVIDKGAITVDERAFHLGASLKVTGTVVEARQDAYEINVKEIEILGDCPVDYPLQKKRHTLEFLRTMPHIRVRANTFNAVFRIRSVMAKIIHDYFQDRNYIYVHTPILTGSDCEGAGEVFQVTTHPFNHNYKSEEEYYKEDFFGKKAGLSVSGQLEGEVAAMAYGKIYTFGPSFRAENSNTPRHVAEFWHVEPEVAFAELSDIIEIAEDMIKYIVSEIMKKCPEEIDFFEAHFEKGLKDKLNNLVNNSFEVLDYKEAIEILEKSGKEFQYPVYWGCDLQTEHERYITEEVYNKPVFITNYPKEIKSFYMKQNADGKTVAATDLLVPGVGEIIGCSEREADYDKLIEAMKVRNMNMDDYKDYLDLRKFGSVPHSGFGLGFERMIMYVTGISNIRDVILYPRTTGNIR, encoded by the coding sequence ATGAAGCATACAGATATTAAAGAAATTGTATCAACTAAGGAATATCTTAATAAAGAGGTAACAGTGTGCGGTTGGGTAAGAACTGCAAGAGATTCTAAAAATATGGCTTTTATCGAACTTAATGACGGAACTACTTTAAAACATCTTCAACTTGTAATTGATAAAGGTGCGATAACTGTTGACGAAAGAGCATTTCATTTAGGTGCATCGCTAAAAGTAACAGGTACTGTTGTTGAAGCACGTCAGGACGCTTATGAAATAAACGTTAAGGAAATAGAAATCTTAGGAGATTGCCCAGTAGATTATCCTTTGCAGAAAAAAAGGCATACTCTTGAATTTTTAAGAACAATGCCTCACATAAGAGTACGTGCCAATACATTTAATGCAGTATTCAGAATCCGTTCGGTTATGGCAAAGATTATCCATGACTATTTTCAGGATAGAAACTATATCTATGTTCACACTCCTATCTTAACAGGCAGTGACTGCGAAGGAGCGGGAGAAGTGTTCCAGGTTACAACTCATCCTTTTAATCATAATTACAAATCGGAAGAAGAATACTATAAGGAAGACTTTTTTGGAAAGAAAGCAGGACTTAGTGTTTCAGGTCAGTTAGAGGGCGAAGTTGCCGCAATGGCTTATGGTAAAATTTATACATTCGGCCCAAGTTTCAGAGCGGAAAACAGTAACACTCCAAGGCATGTTGCAGAATTCTGGCATGTTGAACCTGAAGTTGCCTTTGCAGAACTTTCTGATATTATAGAAATCGCAGAAGATATGATTAAATATATCGTTTCTGAAATTATGAAAAAATGCCCTGAAGAAATTGATTTCTTTGAAGCGCACTTTGAAAAAGGACTAAAAGATAAATTAAATAATCTTGTAAATAACAGTTTTGAAGTTTTAGATTATAAAGAAGCAATAGAAATTTTAGAAAAATCAGGCAAAGAATTCCAGTATCCTGTATATTGGGGTTGCGACCTTCAGACTGAACATGAAAGATATATAACGGAAGAAGTTTATAATAAACCTGTGTTTATTACAAACTATCCTAAAGAAATTAAATCTTTCTATATGAAGCAAAACGCAGATGGAAAAACTGTTGCCGCAACCGACCTTCTTGTTCCGGGTGTTGGCGAAATTATCGGCTGCAGCGAAAGAGAAGCAGACTATGACAAACTGATTGAGGCAATGAAAGTAAGAAATATGAATATGGATGATTATAAAGATTATCTTGATTTAAGAAAATTCGGTTCAGTTCCTCACAGCGGATTCGGTCTTGGATTTGAAAGAATGATAATGTACGTTACAGGTATCAGTAATATAAGAGATGTTATTTTGTATCCTCGTACAACAGGTAACATCAGATAG
- the mgrA gene encoding L-glyceraldehyde 3-phosphate reductase, whose translation MIYNAKDSRYDNMKYSYSGKSGLKLPSVSLGLWHNFNKTDDFSNMRDMLTTAFDLGITHFDLANNYGRPYAGSAEENFGKFLKNEFSSYRDEMVISTKAGYYMWPGPYGDFGSRKYLISSLDQSLKRMGLSYVDIFYHHRMDPDTPLEETMGALKDIVKSGKALYVGISNYDAKTTKRAKEILNSMGIHPIIHQMRYSLLDRHVEEEGILDTTHNEGLGSIVFSPLAQGILSDKYLKGIPDNSRAAKPETFLTEDRLTKELLEKVSKLNEIAKERNQTLSQMAISWLLGVGNVTSVLIGASSSKQIKENVNSLNNINFSKEEIEKIDKILG comes from the coding sequence ATGATATATAACGCAAAAGACTCAAGATATGATAATATGAAATATAGTTATTCAGGAAAAAGCGGTCTTAAATTACCGTCAGTTTCTTTAGGGCTTTGGCACAATTTTAATAAAACTGATGATTTTTCCAATATGAGAGATATGCTTACAACTGCATTTGACCTTGGGATTACTCATTTTGACCTTGCAAATAATTACGGAAGACCTTATGCAGGGTCAGCAGAAGAAAATTTTGGCAAATTCTTAAAAAATGAATTTTCATCTTACCGTGATGAAATGGTTATTTCTACAAAAGCGGGATATTATATGTGGCCCGGTCCTTATGGAGATTTCGGCAGCAGAAAATATCTTATTTCAAGTTTGGACCAGAGTTTAAAAAGAATGGGACTTTCCTATGTTGATATTTTTTATCATCACAGAATGGACCCTGATACACCTTTGGAAGAAACTATGGGAGCATTAAAAGACATTGTAAAAAGCGGAAAAGCACTTTATGTCGGCATTTCCAATTATGATGCTAAAACAACTAAAAGAGCAAAAGAAATTTTAAACAGTATGGGTATTCATCCGATTATCCATCAGATGCGTTATTCCCTTCTTGACCGTCATGTTGAGGAGGAAGGCATTTTAGATACTACTCATAATGAAGGGCTTGGCTCAATAGTATTTTCTCCTCTTGCTCAGGGCATACTGTCCGATAAATATTTAAAAGGTATTCCTGATAACTCACGTGCAGCAAAACCTGAAACTTTCTTAACTGAAGACAGACTTACAAAAGAACTTTTGGAAAAAGTATCAAAACTTAATGAAATTGCAAAAGAAAGAAACCAGACTCTTTCGCAAATGGCTATATCCTGGCTTTTAGGTGTTGGAAATGTAACAAGTGTTTTAATCGGTGCAAGTTCAAGTAAACAAATAAAAGAAAATGTGAATTCTCTTAACAATATCAATTTCTCTAAAGAAGAAATTGAAAAAATAGATAAAATTTTAGGATAA
- a CDS encoding S-layer homology domain-containing protein yields the protein MKRFLNTIIAVSIFIGTIVYVYAADVSVQFDLPDNSKITQTGSLSLEQTISNINNTVTVINDMKANGQVTDANITELTSQIYSLEQATMDINLSDKDLSDIALVLNSAESAIEGLSNVQSAEIAIMLSRQFYGLTGGKDLVEEFNRENNFGIETESQGGTAPMPQPNGIIVMGPNGQVEHSTADTPQNSKVVTGTPLVNSFCDVKESDWYYMQVQAMVQKGLFAGKGNITNGIGTFSPNDTMSKAEFITVVARMLYKDDEINNFAKNSLVWWDKYYNACIEKGIFNNKEMTYDSMESGLSREKMSFVVMRALKKLEPQSFNPLDMAVASSIIPDYETVSEHLKQYVVHAYASGLLCGTDTKGTFSPKATLTRAEASTVLYRMIESDKRTPEKELYADTYQIAENPDYPIIIREDELSLRRLAREGDIFIKADGTEITIKKGPHGVIGEGQGIAPDLGATSIAGYGMNYTVIDYNVIESHFASFIPYRDSRGIQLTNQHYAVNWMTGEGHWVGDWEVILKNAKPSINGNFYYQLSDDMNFYWSGTLNEWGSLYYCSEKLINNIKQANGLI from the coding sequence ATGAAAAGGTTTTTAAATACTATAATTGCAGTCAGTATATTTATTGGTACCATAGTTTACGTTTATGCAGCAGATGTCAGTGTTCAATTTGACTTACCTGATAATTCAAAGATAACACAAACTGGTAGTTTGTCTTTAGAGCAGACCATTTCAAATATAAATAATACGGTTACGGTTATTAACGATATGAAGGCAAACGGTCAGGTAACAGATGCTAATATTACTGAATTAACAAGTCAGATTTACAGTTTAGAACAAGCCACAATGGATATAAATTTATCAGACAAAGATTTGTCGGATATTGCCCTTGTGCTTAACAGTGCTGAAAGTGCTATTGAGGGTTTGTCAAACGTACAATCAGCAGAAATTGCAATAATGTTATCAAGGCAGTTTTATGGTTTAACAGGCGGGAAAGACCTTGTAGAAGAGTTTAATCGCGAAAATAACTTTGGGATAGAAACTGAGAGTCAGGGTGGCACTGCACCCATGCCGCAGCCTAATGGAATAATAGTAATGGGACCAAACGGGCAGGTAGAACATTCAACTGCTGATACACCTCAAAATTCAAAAGTGGTAACGGGAACACCGCTTGTAAATAGTTTTTGCGATGTCAAAGAATCTGACTGGTATTATATGCAGGTTCAGGCTATGGTGCAAAAAGGTTTGTTTGCAGGTAAAGGCAATATCACAAACGGAATAGGCACTTTTTCCCCGAATGACACAATGTCAAAAGCAGAGTTTATAACGGTTGTTGCCCGAATGCTTTATAAAGATGATGAAATAAACAACTTTGCAAAGAACAGTTTGGTATGGTGGGATAAATACTATAATGCCTGCATAGAAAAAGGAATTTTTAATAACAAGGAAATGACTTATGATTCTATGGAAAGTGGTCTGTCAAGAGAAAAAATGTCGTTTGTTGTGATGAGAGCATTAAAAAAACTGGAACCACAATCATTTAATCCACTTGATATGGCAGTTGCCAGCTCGATAATTCCTGATTATGAAACCGTTTCGGAACATTTAAAACAATATGTAGTTCATGCTTATGCAAGTGGTTTGCTTTGTGGTACGGATACTAAAGGTACATTTTCGCCAAAAGCCACTTTAACACGTGCTGAGGCTTCCACAGTTCTTTACAGAATGATTGAGTCTGATAAAAGAACACCTGAAAAAGAATTGTATGCGGATACATACCAGATTGCTGAAAATCCTGATTATCCTATAATTATAAGAGAAGATGAACTCTCTTTAAGAAGGTTGGCAAGAGAGGGCGATATATTTATAAAAGCAGATGGTACCGAGATAACTATAAAAAAAGGACCGCATGGTGTTATAGGTGAAGGTCAGGGTATCGCTCCTGATTTAGGTGCAACATCGATTGCAGGTTATGGGATGAATTATACCGTAATAGATTATAACGTAATAGAATCTCATTTTGCCTCTTTCATACCTTATCGTGATTCAAGAGGTATTCAGTTAACTAATCAGCATTATGCTGTTAATTGGATGACAGGAGAAGGGCATTGGGTAGGAGATTGGGAGGTTATTCTTAAAAATGCCAAACCAAGCATAAACGGGAATTTCTATTATCAGTTATCAGATGATATGAATTTTTATTGGTCAGGTACGTTGAATGAATGGGGAAGTCTTTATTATTGCAGCGAAAAGTTAATAAATAACATCAAACAGGCAAATGGCTTAATATAA
- a CDS encoding cation transporter produces the protein MTQRNILIAFILNLAFSVFEIIGGFVTGSVAIISDAVHDMGDALSIGVSYFLERKSKKQPDETYTYGYIRYSVMGSLITTIVLMVGSAIVIYNAVIRILNPVKIDYKGMIVFAVIGAIVNFIAAYFTKDGDSLNQKAVNLHMLEDVLGWIVVLIGAIIMNFTDISYIDPVMSICVALFIFKGAFANLKKTESMFLEKIPDNVSISGVKELLLNIEDVIDVHHIHIWSIDGFNNYATMHIVTRGESSLVKKLIREKLKEFHIIHVTLELEDENEECHYEDCHYEHHNSECHHHHHHHHHH, from the coding sequence ATGACTCAAAGAAATATATTGATTGCCTTTATTTTAAATCTTGCATTTTCGGTTTTTGAAATTATCGGTGGTTTTGTTACGGGAAGTGTGGCCATAATTTCAGATGCTGTTCACGATATGGGAGATGCTTTAAGCATTGGCGTTTCTTATTTTTTGGAACGAAAAAGCAAAAAGCAACCTGACGAAACATATACTTACGGATATATCAGATATTCTGTAATGGGAAGCCTTATAACAACAATAGTATTAATGGTTGGGTCGGCTATAGTTATATATAATGCTGTAATAAGAATTTTAAATCCTGTAAAAATTGATTATAAGGGTATGATAGTTTTTGCAGTTATCGGAGCAATTGTCAATTTTATCGCAGCCTATTTTACAAAAGACGGGGATTCTTTAAATCAAAAGGCTGTTAATCTTCATATGTTAGAAGATGTGCTTGGATGGATTGTTGTTCTTATAGGTGCGATAATTATGAATTTTACCGATATATCCTATATAGATCCTGTTATGTCAATATGCGTTGCACTTTTTATATTTAAAGGTGCATTTGCTAATTTGAAAAAAACAGAAAGTATGTTTTTGGAAAAAATTCCTGACAATGTAAGTATTAGCGGTGTTAAAGAACTTCTTTTAAATATAGAAGATGTTATAGATGTGCATCATATTCATATATGGAGTATAGATGGATTTAATAATTACGCTACTATGCATATCGTAACAAGGGGCGAATCTTCTTTAGTTAAAAAATTAATAAGAGAAAAGTTAAAAGAGTTTCATATAATCCATGTTACATTGGAACTTGAAGATGAGAATGAAGAATGTCACTACGAAGATTGCCATTATGAGCATCATAACAGCGAGTGTCATCATCACCATCACCACCACCATCATCATTAA
- the rlmN gene encoding 23S rRNA (adenine(2503)-C(2))-methyltransferase RlmN, translated as MNIYNITMEKLQDYFKSIGENPAKAKIIFNAVYKDKISSFFEIENLSVAVKEKLNNDFQFSKLEFVTREESDTTIKFLFRLFDGHTIETVLMKHDYGNGVCISTQVGCNMNCIFCESGKIKKIRNLEPYEMVTQLLYITETLKMPVSHIVLMGIGEPFDNYCNTMDFIDILTCQAGLEIAPRHITISTCGIAPKIIEYSKRKIVNNLAISLHAPNDELRNKLMPINKAYQLSELIKASKSYSDLGNKKITFAYIMIKDVNDSEIYAKELVALLGDLNCYVNLIPYNKTRSTNFEASSKEKISAFFDILKKNGMNVTIRREFGGDLNAACGQLASNHDSNI; from the coding sequence ATGAACATATATAATATAACAATGGAAAAATTGCAGGATTATTTCAAATCAATTGGTGAAAATCCTGCCAAAGCAAAAATAATTTTTAATGCTGTATACAAAGATAAAATTTCTTCTTTTTTCGAAATTGAAAATTTATCTGTAGCAGTAAAAGAAAAATTAAATAATGACTTCCAATTTTCAAAGTTGGAATTTGTCACAAGAGAAGAAAGTGATACTACTATAAAGTTCTTATTTCGTCTTTTTGACGGGCATACTATTGAAACTGTACTTATGAAACACGATTACGGAAACGGAGTATGTATTTCTACACAAGTAGGCTGTAATATGAACTGTATATTCTGCGAAAGCGGAAAAATAAAGAAAATAAGAAACCTTGAACCTTATGAAATGGTAACTCAACTTTTATATATTACAGAAACATTGAAAATGCCTGTATCCCATATAGTTTTAATGGGTATAGGCGAACCGTTTGATAATTACTGTAACACTATGGATTTTATAGATATTCTTACTTGTCAGGCAGGCCTTGAAATTGCACCAAGGCATATTACTATTTCTACATGCGGAATTGCACCTAAAATTATAGAATATTCCAAAAGAAAAATTGTTAATAATCTTGCCATAAGTCTTCATGCACCGAACGATGAGTTAAGAAATAAGCTTATGCCGATAAACAAAGCATATCAGTTATCCGAACTTATTAAGGCTTCCAAATCATATTCCGATTTGGGAAACAAAAAAATAACATTTGCGTATATAATGATAAAAGATGTAAACGATTCAGAAATTTATGCAAAGGAACTTGTTGCACTTTTAGGCGATTTAAACTGTTATGTAAATCTTATTCCTTATAACAAAACACGTTCAACCAACTTTGAAGCAAGCAGTAAGGAAAAAATTTCGGCTTTTTTTGATATTTTAAAAAAGAATGGTATGAATGTTACTATAAGGCGCGAGTTTGGAGGAGATTTAAACGCTGCATGCGGTCAGCTGGCATCAAATCACGATTCAAATATTTAA